A single genomic interval of Noviherbaspirillum cavernae harbors:
- the ffh gene encoding signal recognition particle protein — protein MLDNLTQRLAKVIKTMRGEARLTESNTAEMLREVRMALLEADVALPAVREFIARVKEKAMGEDVIGSLTPGQALVGVVQRELAAIMGGDLGPEASQLNFATQPPAIILMAGLQGAGKTTTVGKLAKYLREQKKKKVLTVSADVYRPAAIAQLQTVTEQVGADFFPSAPTDKPVDIALAALDYAKKHYHDVLLIDTAGRLGIDEAMMQEIAALHAAVKPIETLFVVDAMLGQDAINTAKAFNDALLLTGVVLTKLDGDARGGAALSVRHITGKPVKFAGVAEKLDGLEAFDPNRMANRILGMGDILALVEEAQKGVDVAAAKDLAEKIKGGGKFDLNDFKAQLSQMKKMGGLSGLMDKLPAQFQQAAGNADMGQAEKQVRRMEGIINSMTPQERAKPELIKASRKRRIATGAGVQVQEVNRMLSQFEQMQSMMKKLKGGGMMKMMRNMKGMLPGMR, from the coding sequence ATGCTCGACAATCTGACCCAACGCCTCGCCAAAGTCATCAAAACCATGCGCGGCGAGGCGCGCCTGACCGAATCCAATACCGCCGAAATGCTGCGCGAAGTGCGCATGGCCTTGCTCGAAGCCGACGTCGCGCTGCCCGCCGTGCGCGAATTCATTGCCCGCGTGAAGGAAAAAGCGATGGGCGAGGACGTTATCGGCTCATTGACCCCCGGCCAGGCGCTGGTCGGCGTCGTGCAGCGCGAACTCGCCGCCATCATGGGGGGCGATCTCGGCCCCGAAGCTTCGCAACTCAATTTCGCCACCCAGCCGCCGGCAATCATCCTGATGGCCGGCCTCCAGGGCGCGGGCAAAACGACCACGGTCGGCAAACTCGCGAAATATCTGCGCGAGCAGAAAAAGAAAAAGGTGCTGACCGTTTCCGCCGACGTGTATCGCCCGGCGGCAATCGCACAGTTGCAGACCGTCACCGAGCAGGTTGGCGCGGACTTCTTTCCCTCCGCACCGACCGACAAGCCGGTCGATATCGCACTGGCTGCGCTGGACTATGCAAAAAAGCACTATCACGATGTGCTGCTCATCGATACCGCCGGCCGGCTCGGCATCGACGAAGCGATGATGCAGGAAATCGCCGCCCTGCATGCGGCCGTCAAGCCGATTGAAACCCTGTTCGTCGTCGATGCCATGCTCGGCCAGGATGCCATCAACACGGCCAAGGCTTTCAACGATGCATTACTGCTGACCGGCGTCGTCCTCACCAAACTCGACGGCGATGCCCGCGGCGGCGCGGCGCTGTCGGTGCGCCATATCACCGGCAAGCCGGTCAAGTTCGCCGGCGTGGCCGAAAAACTGGATGGTCTGGAAGCCTTCGATCCGAACCGGATGGCCAACCGCATTCTCGGCATGGGCGATATTCTGGCGCTGGTCGAGGAAGCGCAGAAGGGCGTGGATGTTGCCGCCGCAAAAGACCTGGCCGAGAAGATCAAGGGCGGCGGCAAGTTCGACCTGAACGACTTCAAGGCGCAACTGTCGCAGATGAAGAAAATGGGCGGCCTGTCGGGCCTGATGGACAAGCTGCCGGCCCAGTTTCAGCAAGCTGCCGGCAATGCCGACATGGGCCAGGCCGAAAAGCAGGTGCGCCGCATGGAAGGCATCATCAATTCGATGACGCCGCAGGAACGCGCAAAACCGGAACTGATCAAGGCTTCGCGCAAGCGCCGCATCGCCACCGGCGCAGGTGTGCAGGTGCAGGAAGTCAATCGCATGCTGTCGCAATTCGAGCAGATGCAATCGATGATGAAAAAACTCAAGGGCGGCGGCATGATGAAGATGATGCGCAACATGAAGGGCATGCTGCCCGGCATGCGCTAA
- a CDS encoding cytochrome C assembly family protein, with amino-acid sequence MQTTFFVLAALLYAVCAFLPSHQRLAISAGTAVGWLLHGVALWGDVITPGALRVGFAVMLSAALWISVAAYWLENRNFSLDGLRVLVLPSAAAAVLLPVLFPGNVMPLAGKSVLLSWHIAIAILAYSTLTIAAFHAVLMALQESKLHTRPGAGANGWLAAAIDRLPALLTMEKLLFRLIAFGFVLLTLTVLSGVVFSEELFGKAFQWNHKIVFTLLSWLLFGLLLAGRHWRGWRGKTALSFTLSGFATLFLAYVGSRFVLEVVLHRGLA; translated from the coding sequence ATGCAAACAACCTTTTTCGTCCTGGCGGCATTGCTGTACGCGGTATGCGCATTCCTGCCTTCGCACCAGCGCCTCGCCATCTCGGCGGGCACCGCGGTTGGCTGGCTGTTGCACGGCGTCGCGTTGTGGGGCGATGTCATCACGCCAGGCGCGTTGCGCGTCGGCTTTGCGGTCATGCTGTCGGCGGCGCTGTGGATTTCGGTCGCTGCGTACTGGCTGGAGAACCGGAATTTTTCCCTGGACGGCTTGCGCGTGCTCGTGCTGCCCAGCGCGGCCGCGGCTGTGCTGCTGCCGGTGCTTTTTCCCGGCAACGTTATGCCGCTGGCGGGCAAATCCGTCCTGCTGTCATGGCATATCGCGATTGCCATCCTGGCGTACAGTACGCTGACCATCGCGGCATTTCATGCGGTGTTGATGGCCTTGCAGGAATCGAAGCTGCATACCCGGCCCGGTGCCGGCGCAAACGGCTGGCTGGCAGCGGCCATCGACCGGCTTCCCGCATTGCTGACCATGGAGAAGCTGTTGTTCCGGCTGATCGCATTCGGTTTTGTCTTGCTGACCTTGACCGTGCTGTCCGGCGTGGTGTTTTCCGAGGAATTGTTCGGCAAGGCGTTCCAGTGGAATCACAAGATCGTTTTCACGCTGCTGTCCTGGCTGCTGTTCGGCCTGCTGCTGGCGGGACGCCATTGGCGCGGCTGGCGCGGCAAGACGGCGCTGAGTTTCACGCTGTCCGGTTTCGCCACTCTGTTCCTGGCGTATGTCGGGAGCCGATTCGTGCTGGAAGTGGTTTTGCATCGGGGACTCGCGTGA
- a CDS encoding PP0621 family protein, which produces MKFLIWVIIGILVVAWLLHAKRSLKAPDSAKTDSTPPKAADGGEAMIQCAHCGLHVPLSESFGNSEGLVFCSEEHRRLGVRS; this is translated from the coding sequence GTGAAGTTCTTGATATGGGTGATTATCGGCATCCTCGTTGTCGCGTGGCTGCTGCATGCGAAAAGATCGTTGAAGGCGCCGGACTCGGCCAAGACCGATTCAACCCCTCCGAAGGCGGCTGACGGCGGCGAAGCGATGATCCAGTGCGCGCACTGCGGGTTGCATGTGCCGCTGTCGGAGTCCTTCGGCAATTCCGAAGGACTTGTATTTTGCAGCGAAGAGCATCGCCGTCTCGGTGTTCGCTCATGA
- a CDS encoding sensor histidine kinase — translation MKPIAQSRRADTRETLWRTLQTFSFTRIVIAIVLLIYLSLNTKQNFGIANHLVNWEIHGAVYFVLAVVFALLSVYLRKRFSLQLLVQLAVDIAVISMLYVAGGGAKSGLAILFLFPLAGCAILASMMLALFSVSVVTFVLLGEGGYAFLTSFGEAELSRAGLYGAAFFAAVFVLNRLAARLLKQEELARQRGRDLQVQQAINRMVIADMGDGILVVGRDTRVFVGNPAAERMLGLSVPYGQARYRLKDIPSMAPIVEAYRTWAALPAAKATSETGSTAFVVVKPGDDLPTLNGASTISREMRRELGSHLKLRFVTVETEGLSEERTLIFLQDVTEIENQAQQLKLASMGRLTASIAHEVRNPLSAIAHAAALLGEDISNPAQSRLLSIVGDNVKRLNRMIEDILKLSRKAQSPREPLALAPLFADILGEFHEAHAVMPGLIQLGEMRSHHARFDPLHLREVVVNLLSNALRYASGRRGSIRIHAVSDMASRLEVHIQDDGPAIKPGVRAHLFEPFYTTSSKGTGLGLYVARELCLNNGAMLDYEYRYDGSSDGAVEPTGRFVITFATPDRA, via the coding sequence ATGAAGCCGATCGCGCAATCGCGTCGCGCCGATACCCGCGAAACCCTTTGGCGCACGCTGCAGACCTTCAGCTTCACGCGGATCGTCATTGCGATCGTATTGCTCATCTATCTCAGCCTCAATACGAAGCAGAATTTCGGCATCGCCAATCATCTTGTCAATTGGGAAATTCACGGCGCTGTCTATTTCGTGCTTGCCGTCGTTTTTGCGCTGCTGTCGGTGTACTTGAGGAAACGGTTTTCGCTGCAATTGCTTGTGCAACTCGCGGTCGATATCGCGGTGATATCGATGCTGTATGTCGCGGGCGGGGGAGCGAAGAGCGGTCTGGCGATTCTCTTCCTGTTTCCACTGGCGGGCTGCGCCATCCTTGCGTCGATGATGCTGGCGCTGTTCAGCGTGTCGGTGGTGACATTTGTATTGCTGGGCGAAGGCGGGTACGCATTCCTCACCTCGTTCGGCGAAGCGGAGCTGTCGCGTGCGGGATTGTACGGAGCTGCGTTCTTCGCGGCGGTCTTCGTGCTCAATCGTCTTGCCGCCCGGCTGCTCAAGCAGGAGGAGCTTGCCAGGCAACGCGGACGCGACTTGCAAGTGCAGCAAGCGATCAATCGCATGGTGATCGCGGACATGGGCGACGGCATCCTCGTGGTTGGCCGCGATACCAGGGTCTTTGTCGGCAATCCGGCGGCGGAGCGCATGCTCGGCTTGTCCGTTCCGTATGGGCAGGCACGCTACAGGCTGAAAGACATTCCCTCCATGGCGCCGATTGTCGAGGCGTACCGAACCTGGGCCGCATTGCCTGCCGCCAAGGCGACCAGCGAAACCGGTTCAACCGCTTTTGTCGTGGTCAAGCCGGGAGACGATCTCCCCACCCTCAATGGAGCAAGCACCATCAGCCGCGAAATGCGGCGCGAACTGGGATCGCATTTGAAGTTGCGCTTCGTGACGGTGGAGACGGAAGGCCTGAGCGAGGAGCGCACGCTGATCTTCCTGCAAGACGTGACCGAGATCGAGAACCAGGCGCAACAGTTGAAACTCGCATCGATGGGCCGCCTGACCGCCAGCATCGCGCATGAAGTGCGCAATCCGCTTTCCGCGATTGCGCATGCCGCCGCACTGCTGGGCGAAGATATCTCGAATCCGGCGCAGTCGCGTCTCCTGAGCATCGTTGGCGACAACGTCAAGCGCCTGAACCGAATGATCGAGGACATCCTCAAGTTGTCGCGCAAGGCACAATCGCCGCGCGAACCGCTCGCGCTGGCGCCGTTATTTGCCGACATCCTCGGCGAATTTCACGAAGCGCATGCGGTCATGCCCGGGCTCATACAGCTTGGCGAAATGCGCTCGCATCATGCGCGTTTCGATCCGCTGCATCTGCGCGAGGTTGTTGTGAATCTGCTATCGAACGCGCTGCGCTACGCCAGCGGCCGGCGCGGCAGCATACGCATCCATGCCGTCTCCGACATGGCCAGCCGGCTGGAAGTGCACATACAGGATGACGGTCCCGCCATCAAGCCGGGTGTGCGAGCGCACCTGTTCGAACCCTTTTATACAACATCGAGCAAGGGCACCGGATTGGGGCTCTACGTGGCGCGCGAATTGTGTTTGAATAACGGGGCGATGCTGGACTACGAATACCGGTACGACGGCTCCAGCGACGGAGCAGTCGAGCCGACCGGCAGATTCGTGATCACATTTGCCACACCGGATCGCGCCTGA
- a CDS encoding sigma-54-dependent transcriptional regulator, which produces MTSPRILIVDDEADLRELLEITLVRMGLDVDSAHCLEDARARLAKADYALVLTDMRLPDGMGIELVREVAANCRNTPIAVITAYGSADNAVAALKAGAFDYLSKPVALEQLRQMVQSALHMNVTGISADHRNAQAAGTSSCLVGQSGVMQDLRLQIARLARSMAPVAITGESGSGKELAARDIHAHSARVDKPFLAVNCGAIPEALMEAEFFGYRKGAFTGATDDRDGFFQAANGGTLMLDEVADLPLQMQVKLLRAIQERRVRKIGSTVEEPVDVRLISATHQNLAECVEQGRFRQDLYYRLNVIELRLPPLRERLDDIGLLADAILERLAAPGVRAVLSPSALDALQAYAFPGNVRELENILERALAFANDGLIEVADLALKAVNSPAIDVRQASDAVALAMPDAAALHVPTPAARSETTDAEALPSSLPDHLDGIERQIIERALLKTRFNRTQAAGLLGISFRQLRYRMQRLSIHEPE; this is translated from the coding sequence ATGACCTCACCGCGTATCCTGATCGTCGACGATGAAGCCGACCTGCGCGAGCTGCTGGAGATCACGCTCGTCAGAATGGGGCTGGATGTGGACAGTGCGCACTGTCTTGAGGACGCGCGCGCGCGTCTGGCAAAGGCCGACTATGCGCTGGTATTGACCGACATGCGCCTGCCGGATGGCATGGGCATCGAGCTGGTACGCGAAGTCGCGGCGAATTGCCGAAACACACCGATTGCCGTGATTACCGCATACGGCAGCGCGGATAATGCGGTCGCGGCGCTGAAGGCGGGCGCATTCGACTATCTGTCCAAGCCGGTCGCACTGGAGCAGTTGCGCCAGATGGTGCAATCGGCCTTGCACATGAACGTCACCGGCATCAGCGCAGATCACCGGAACGCGCAAGCCGCCGGGACGTCCTCCTGCCTGGTCGGGCAGTCCGGCGTCATGCAGGATTTGCGCTTGCAGATCGCGCGGTTGGCGCGCAGCATGGCACCGGTTGCGATCACCGGCGAATCGGGTAGCGGCAAGGAGCTTGCCGCACGCGATATCCACGCGCACAGCGCGCGGGTCGACAAACCCTTCCTTGCGGTCAATTGCGGCGCGATTCCGGAGGCGCTGATGGAGGCCGAATTCTTTGGCTACCGCAAAGGCGCTTTCACCGGCGCGACCGATGACCGCGACGGCTTTTTCCAGGCGGCCAACGGCGGCACCCTGATGCTCGATGAAGTTGCCGATCTGCCCTTGCAGATGCAGGTCAAGCTGCTGCGTGCGATCCAGGAGCGCCGTGTGCGCAAGATCGGCTCCACGGTCGAAGAACCGGTCGATGTGCGGCTGATCAGCGCGACGCACCAGAATCTGGCCGAGTGCGTCGAACAGGGCAGGTTCCGGCAGGATTTGTACTATCGCCTCAATGTCATCGAGCTGCGTCTGCCGCCGTTGCGCGAGCGGCTGGACGACATCGGCTTGCTGGCCGATGCGATTCTGGAGCGGCTCGCGGCACCAGGCGTGCGCGCGGTGCTGTCGCCGTCCGCGCTGGATGCGTTGCAGGCCTATGCCTTTCCGGGAAATGTGCGCGAGCTGGAAAATATCCTCGAGCGGGCGCTGGCGTTTGCCAACGATGGCCTCATCGAGGTGGCGGACCTCGCGCTGAAAGCGGTGAATTCACCGGCCATCGATGTGCGGCAGGCATCCGACGCCGTGGCATTGGCGATGCCGGATGCCGCTGCCCTTCATGTTCCGACGCCGGCGGCACGGTCTGAAACGACCGATGCGGAAGCGCTGCCAAGTTCTCTGCCGGACCATCTGGATGGCATCGAGCGCCAGATCATCGAGCGCGCACTGCTCAAGACGCGGTTCAATCGCACGCAAGCCGCCGGCCTGCTCGGTATCAGCTTCCGGCAGTTGCGTTACCGGATGCAACGCCTTTCCATCCATGAGCCTGAATAA
- the ampD gene encoding 1,6-anhydro-N-acetylmuramyl-L-alanine amidase AmpD → MRRFSIGADGWCIEAQCEPSPNFDVRPVDARVDLLVIHNISLPPGQFGGPFIADLFCNRLDHEAHPYFDQLRSLRVSAHFLIRRDGTVVQFVSANDRAWHAGASSFCGRERCNDFSIGIELEGTDFEVFEPVQYDTLVALTVALQSRYQLADVIGHEHIAPGRKTDPGPFFNWSDYHARLDQVRPLVLAHQALRFPITG, encoded by the coding sequence ATGCGGCGCTTTAGCATAGGCGCCGATGGCTGGTGCATCGAAGCACAATGCGAGCCTTCGCCGAATTTCGATGTGCGACCCGTCGACGCGAGAGTGGATCTGTTGGTGATTCACAATATCAGCCTGCCGCCCGGCCAGTTTGGCGGGCCGTTCATTGCCGACCTGTTCTGCAACCGGCTCGACCATGAAGCCCATCCGTATTTCGACCAGTTGCGCAGCTTGCGCGTGTCGGCGCATTTCCTGATCCGCCGCGACGGCACCGTGGTGCAGTTTGTATCGGCCAACGACCGCGCATGGCATGCCGGCGCATCGTCGTTTTGCGGGCGCGAACGGTGCAACGATTTTTCGATCGGGATCGAACTGGAGGGAACCGATTTCGAAGTGTTCGAGCCCGTTCAATACGACACGCTGGTCGCACTGACTGTGGCGTTGCAATCCAGATATCAGCTTGCCGATGTGATCGGACACGAGCATATCGCGCCGGGACGCAAGACCGATCCGGGCCCGTTTTTCAACTGGTCCGATTACCATGCACGGCTCGATCAAGTCAGGCCGTTAGTACTCGCTCATCAGGCATTGCGCTTCCCCATCACGGGTTGA
- a CDS encoding ribonucleoside-diphosphate reductase subunit alpha: MHSTQEVSVKSPAEFGLVSPGSDTPSAAHLSVTLGDYKIIRRNGAVVGFEPSKISIAVTKAFLAVNGGQGAASARVRELVEQLTAGVVSALVRRQPAGGTFHIEDVQDQVELALMRSGEHDVARAYVLYRAKRMEERAQQQSARAVETPQLHVTDNGQRRLLDIAQVRGLITSACIGLEKHVDAEAILAETLKNLYDGVPVEELHKSVILAARALMEKDPAYSKVTARLLMHTIRKEVFGQEVAQNDAQAHYVDYFPKFIEKGIKADLLDAKLAQFDLQKLADALQPGRDLQFGYLGLQTLYDRYFLHIQGTRIEMPQAFYMRVAMGLALNEGDREARAIEFYNLLSSFDFMSSTPTLFNSGTQRSQLSSCYLTTVADDLDGIFEAIKENALLAKFAGGLGNDWTPVRSLGAHIKGTNGKSQGVVPFLKVVNDTAVAVNQGGKRKGAVCAYLETWHMDIEEFLDLRKNTGDDRRRTHDMNTANWIPDLFMKRVMEKGEWTLFSPSDAPDLHDKFGSAFEEAYTGYEAKAARGELKLFKKVQALDLWRKMLSMLFETGHPWITFKDPCNIRSPQQHVGVVHSSNLCTEITLNTNDSEIAVCNLGSVNLPAHMKNGKLDHVKLQKTIRTAMRMLDNVIDINYYAVKKARDSNLRHRPVGMGIMGFQDCLHMMRIPYASMDAVEFADRSMEAVCYYAYWASTELAEERGRYSSYRGSLWDRGILPQDSLKLLAEERGGYLEVDTSETMEWSALRDRIKQHGMRNSNCVAIAPTATISNIIDVSACIEPTYQNLYVKSNLSGEFTEINEHLVRDLKARGLWDEVMVSDLKYFDGSLAKIDRIPQDLRDLYATAFEVEPSWLVEAASRRQKWIDQAQSLNIYMAGASGKKLDETYKLAWLRGLKTTYYLRTIGATHAEKSTTRAGALNAVSATGGLGGGMAAAPAGTVAADDIAGPACMLRPGDPGFEECEACQ; the protein is encoded by the coding sequence ATGCACTCTACTCAAGAAGTTTCCGTCAAATCCCCCGCCGAATTCGGTCTGGTCTCTCCAGGCAGCGATACTCCATCCGCAGCACATCTTTCCGTCACGCTTGGCGACTACAAAATCATCCGCCGCAATGGTGCCGTAGTCGGATTCGAGCCGTCCAAGATTTCGATCGCCGTCACCAAGGCATTCCTCGCGGTCAATGGCGGGCAAGGCGCAGCATCGGCGCGCGTGCGCGAGCTGGTCGAGCAGTTGACCGCCGGCGTGGTGTCGGCGCTGGTGCGTCGCCAACCCGCTGGCGGCACCTTCCATATCGAAGACGTGCAGGATCAGGTCGAGCTGGCGTTGATGCGTTCCGGCGAACATGATGTGGCGCGTGCCTACGTGCTGTATCGCGCCAAGCGCATGGAAGAGCGTGCGCAGCAGCAATCTGCCAGGGCTGTCGAAACGCCGCAATTGCACGTCACGGACAACGGCCAGCGCCGCCTGCTCGACATCGCCCAGGTGCGCGGCCTGATCACCTCTGCCTGCATCGGTCTGGAAAAGCATGTCGATGCCGAAGCGATCCTCGCTGAAACGCTCAAGAATCTTTATGACGGCGTGCCGGTCGAGGAATTGCACAAATCCGTGATCCTCGCGGCCCGCGCCCTGATGGAAAAGGACCCGGCGTACAGCAAGGTCACCGCGCGCCTGCTGATGCACACTATCCGCAAGGAGGTATTCGGCCAGGAAGTCGCGCAAAACGATGCGCAGGCGCATTACGTCGATTACTTCCCGAAATTCATCGAGAAGGGCATCAAAGCCGATCTGCTCGATGCCAAGCTGGCGCAGTTCGACCTGCAGAAACTGGCTGATGCGTTGCAGCCGGGGCGTGACCTGCAGTTCGGCTACCTCGGTCTGCAGACGCTGTACGACCGTTACTTCCTGCACATTCAAGGCACGCGTATCGAAATGCCGCAGGCGTTCTACATGCGCGTCGCGATGGGCCTGGCATTGAACGAGGGCGACCGCGAAGCGCGTGCCATCGAGTTCTACAACTTGCTGTCCTCGTTCGATTTCATGAGCTCGACGCCGACCCTGTTCAATTCCGGCACGCAGCGCTCGCAGCTGTCGTCCTGCTATCTGACCACGGTGGCCGACGATCTCGACGGCATTTTCGAAGCGATCAAGGAAAACGCGCTGCTGGCGAAGTTTGCCGGCGGTCTCGGCAACGACTGGACCCCGGTGCGCTCACTCGGTGCCCATATCAAGGGTACCAATGGCAAGTCGCAAGGCGTGGTGCCGTTCCTGAAAGTGGTCAACGACACCGCCGTCGCCGTGAACCAGGGTGGCAAGCGCAAGGGCGCAGTCTGTGCCTACCTGGAAACCTGGCACATGGACATCGAGGAATTCCTCGACCTGCGCAAGAACACCGGTGATGACCGCCGCCGCACGCACGACATGAACACCGCGAACTGGATTCCCGACCTGTTCATGAAGCGCGTGATGGAGAAGGGCGAGTGGACGCTGTTCTCGCCCTCCGATGCGCCGGACCTGCATGACAAGTTCGGTAGCGCCTTCGAGGAAGCCTATACTGGCTACGAAGCCAAGGCCGCGCGCGGCGAATTGAAGTTGTTCAAGAAAGTGCAGGCGCTCGACCTGTGGCGCAAGATGCTGTCGATGCTGTTCGAAACCGGTCATCCATGGATTACCTTCAAGGACCCGTGCAACATTCGTTCACCGCAGCAGCACGTCGGCGTCGTGCACAGCTCCAACCTGTGCACCGAGATCACGCTGAACACCAACGACTCCGAAATCGCGGTCTGCAACCTCGGCTCTGTCAATTTGCCGGCGCACATGAAGAACGGCAAGCTGGATCACGTCAAGCTGCAAAAGACGATCCGCACGGCAATGCGCATGCTCGACAACGTCATCGACATCAACTACTACGCCGTCAAGAAAGCGCGCGACTCCAACCTGCGCCATCGTCCGGTCGGCATGGGCATCATGGGCTTCCAGGACTGCCTGCACATGATGCGCATCCCTTACGCCTCGATGGACGCGGTCGAGTTCGCCGATCGCTCGATGGAAGCGGTGTGCTACTACGCCTACTGGGCATCGACCGAACTGGCGGAAGAGCGCGGTCGTTACAGCTCTTATCGCGGCTCGCTGTGGGATCGCGGCATCCTGCCGCAGGATTCGCTCAAGCTGCTGGCGGAAGAACGCGGCGGCTATCTGGAAGTCGATACCTCCGAAACCATGGAGTGGAGCGCGTTGCGCGACCGCATCAAGCAGCACGGCATGCGCAACTCGAACTGCGTGGCGATCGCGCCGACCGCGACGATCTCCAACATCATCGACGTCTCGGCCTGCATCGAACCGACCTACCAGAACCTGTATGTGAAGTCGAACCTGTCCGGCGAGTTTACCGAGATCAACGAACATCTCGTGCGTGATCTGAAGGCGCGCGGCCTGTGGGATGAAGTGATGGTCTCCGATCTCAAGTACTTCGACGGCAGCCTGGCCAAGATCGATCGCATCCCGCAAGACCTGCGCGATCTGTATGCGACCGCGTTCGAAGTCGAGCCGTCGTGGCTGGTCGAAGCCGCATCGCGCCGCCAGAAATGGATTGACCAGGCGCAATCGCTCAACATCTACATGGCGGGCGCATCCGGCAAGAAGCTGGACGAGACCTACAAGCTCGCATGGCTGCGCGGCTTGAAGACGACCTACTATCTGCGCACCATCGGCGCCACCCATGCCGAGAAATCGACCACCAGGGCCGGCGCGCTCAACGCGGTGTCGGCGACCGGCGGACTCGGCGGCGGCATGGCGGCAGCGCCTGCAGGAACCGTGGCAGCCGATGATATTGCCGGCCCTGCGTGCATGCTGCGTCCGGGCGATCCCGGTTTCGAAGAGTGCGAAGCCTGCCAGTAA
- a CDS encoding ribonucleotide-diphosphate reductase subunit beta has translation MLSWDDETTSAARAAQTPQPGLAPAMPQARSLNAQMNDVALNPSLVSQPAAGEAERRVNVADKRIINGQTDVNQLVPFKYKWAWDKYLAGCANHWMPQEINMQRDIELWKNPNGLTEDERRLVKRNLGFFVTADSLAANNIVLGTYRHITAPECRQYLLRQAFEEAIHTHAYQYIVESLGLDEGEIFNAYHEVASIRDKDEFLIPFIDTLTDPQFTTGTIESDQTLLKSLIVFACLMEGLFFYVGFTQILALGRQNKMMGAAEQYQYILRDESMHCNFGIDLINTIKLENPHLWTAEFRDEIKSLFLRAVELEYRYAEDTMPRGVLGLNATMFKGYLRFIANRRAQQIGLDPMFPQEENPFPWMSEMIDLKKERNFFETRVIEYQTGGALNWE, from the coding sequence ATGCTAAGTTGGGATGACGAAACAACTTCTGCCGCAAGAGCGGCTCAGACTCCGCAGCCCGGACTGGCTCCGGCGATGCCGCAGGCCCGTTCGCTGAACGCGCAAATGAACGACGTCGCGCTCAACCCGTCACTGGTTTCACAACCGGCAGCCGGCGAAGCCGAGCGCCGCGTGAATGTCGCCGACAAGCGCATCATCAACGGCCAGACCGACGTCAATCAGCTCGTGCCCTTCAAATACAAATGGGCGTGGGACAAGTATCTGGCCGGCTGCGCCAACCACTGGATGCCGCAAGAGATCAACATGCAGCGCGACATCGAGCTGTGGAAGAACCCGAACGGCCTGACCGAAGACGAGCGTCGACTGGTCAAGCGCAATCTCGGTTTCTTCGTCACCGCCGACTCGCTCGCCGCGAACAACATCGTGCTCGGCACCTACCGCCACATCACCGCGCCGGAGTGCCGCCAGTACCTGCTGCGTCAGGCGTTTGAAGAAGCGATCCACACCCACGCGTACCAGTACATCGTCGAATCGCTCGGCCTGGACGAAGGCGAAATCTTCAATGCGTATCATGAGGTCGCGTCGATTCGCGACAAGGATGAGTTCCTGATCCCCTTCATCGATACGCTGACCGATCCGCAATTTACGACCGGCACGATCGAGAGCGATCAGACGCTGCTGAAGTCCCTCATCGTGTTTGCATGCCTGATGGAAGGTTTGTTCTTCTATGTCGGCTTCACGCAGATTCTCGCGCTCGGTCGTCAGAACAAGATGATGGGTGCGGCGGAACAGTATCAATACATCCTGCGCGACGAATCGATGCACTGCAATTTCGGAATCGACTTGATCAACACGATCAAGCTGGAGAACCCGCATCTGTGGACTGCGGAATTCCGTGACGAGATCAAATCGTTGTTTTTGCGCGCGGTAGAGTTGGAATATCGCTACGCAGAGGATACAATGCCGCGTGGAGTGCTCGGGTTGAATGCGACGATGTTTAAAGGGTACTTGAGATTCATCGCGAATCGCCGCGCACAACAGATCGGTCTCGATCCGATGTTCCCGCAGGAAGAAAATCCCTTCCCCTGGATGAGCGAAATGATCGACCTGAAAAAAGAGCGCAACTTCTTCGAGACACGTGTGATCGAATACCAGACAGGCGGTGCCCTGAATTGGGAATAG